The segment TTAGCGCTATCTTTCGTGGAGCAGGGGATGCCTTTTTGCCTATGAAATTTTTGTTGCTTTCTACAGGATTGAATATTATTTTAGATCCATTATTAATATTTGGAATGTTTGGGTTTCCTGCTTTGGGAGTTAAAGGTTCTGCCCTGGCTACTGTTATAGCCAGAGGGGTAGGTATGATATGGGGACTATGTGCGATTTTTAAGGGGCACTCTATTATCCATTTAAAAATAAAGGAATCAAGATTGAGACTCTCTATTATGCTTCGGATGACTCGTACCGGTATTTTCGCAGCCTTACAGATGGCTGCAAGAAACATATCGGGTTTAATCTTAATGCGCATTGTAGCTATATTTGGCACTTTTGCTGTAGCCGCTTATGGTATTGGGATGAGAGTATTGATGTTAGTAATGATGCCTGGCTTTGCATTTGCTCAATGCGCTACAACATTAGTTGGGCAGAATTTAGGTGCAAGTAAACCAAAAAGGGCTGAAAAAAGCGCATGGTTGTCGACAGGATTTTTTGGAATTATAGCTATAATATTCACAATAATATTTACTATATTTGCTAAGGAAATGATCTCTATTTTTAATACCCATCCCGAAGTTATTAGAATAGGGGCTCTATATTTGCGTTTTTTATCTTTCACATTTATCTTTATGGCATCCTCTATAGTCCTTGGGAGAGCATTTATGGGTGCAGGTGATACTTTATCACCGCTTATAATTACGGGTATTTCCTTTTTT is part of the bacterium genome and harbors:
- a CDS encoding MATE family efflux transporter, producing the protein MNHKLEKNDLTKGSISKSIWNLAVPIMISVVLQNAFNIVDMIFVGRLGPEAIAAVAMGGIFFGIIMIALIGISIGTTAMIARAIGAKDIKEAEDVAVQSLFMGIIGSIVFGISGYFLAKPMLILFGASGEVISLGESYIKILSLGSITMFLLFLISAIFRGAGDAFLPMKFLLLSTGLNIILDPLLIFGMFGFPALGVKGSALATVIARGVGMIWGLCAIFKGHSIIHLKIKESRLRLSIMLRMTRTGIFAALQMAARNISGLILMRIVAIFGTFAVAAYGIGMRVLMLVMMPGFAFAQCATTLVGQNLGASKPKRAEKSAWLSTGFFGIIAIIFTIIFTIFAKEMISIFNTHPEVIRIGALYLRFLSFTFIFMASSIVLGRAFMGAGDTLSPLIITGISFFGFQIPLALLLSKNLNMNTNGIWLAIAVSNVVQGVVMAGWFKRGAWKSIKK